From Paenibacillus physcomitrellae, the proteins below share one genomic window:
- a CDS encoding Hsp20/alpha crystallin family protein codes for MFDLTPFRRRTEDHFGQMLKSFNEMVEDPWFFPFNSSAQSFRTDIREEKDRYLVEAELPGISKDNIDVELSNDYLTIRAKRDEYTEQQDDLSKMIRKERRSGEFVRRFYVENVDEAGIKAKLDNGILKLEIPKRPDDGRSKKRIEIE; via the coding sequence ATGTTTGATCTGACACCTTTCCGCAGAAGAACGGAGGATCATTTCGGACAAATGCTGAAATCTTTCAATGAGATGGTTGAAGACCCATGGTTTTTCCCGTTTAACAGCTCAGCTCAGTCCTTCCGCACAGACATCCGTGAAGAGAAAGACCGGTATCTGGTTGAAGCCGAGCTTCCAGGCATCTCCAAAGATAACATTGATGTCGAACTGAGCAACGATTATTTGACCATTCGCGCCAAACGTGATGAATATACAGAGCAGCAAGATGATTTGAGTAAAATGATCCGCAAGGAACGCCGCTCCGGTGAATTTGTACGCCGCTTCTACGTGGAAAATGTTGACGAGGCCGGCATCAAAGCGAAACTGGACAACGGGATCCTGAAGCTGGAAATCCCTAAACGTCCGGATGACGGCCGCTCCAAGAAACGAATTGAGATTGAATAA
- the hisC gene encoding histidinol-phosphate transaminase codes for MNNRSNVKARCALHKITPYSPGKPIWELQAERGLSSVTKLASNENPLGPSPKAMEAISLLLPDIHRYPDAGASRLRQALADKYEMNPGQFLVSNGGDELITLIAETFLDPEDEMIICSPSFSEYEFGAHLMGASVISVPLDKDFQFDMDAIIGAVTPRTRLLCLCSPNNPTGTYIPAKVLHHLLDILPDHVVVLLDAAYSQFAEAPDYTNGLEFVRAGYPLIVLQTFSKIYGLAGLRVGYGIAPEAIIQQISKVKEPFNVNMLAQAAAEAALGDEDHMHKTLAVNAYGKLQLYHAFQSLELSYIDSMSNFVLVEIGAEAKRVYEELLSRGVIVRYGGIWNLPRHIRVSVGTQEENEVFSAALKDILG; via the coding sequence ATGAACAATAGAAGTAACGTCAAAGCGCGCTGCGCCTTGCACAAAATCACTCCCTATTCGCCGGGCAAGCCGATTTGGGAGCTGCAGGCGGAGCGTGGATTATCGAGTGTCACGAAACTCGCTTCCAACGAGAATCCGCTGGGCCCGTCGCCCAAAGCGATGGAAGCCATCTCCCTCCTGCTGCCGGATATCCATCGTTATCCGGATGCCGGGGCCTCCCGGCTGCGACAGGCTTTGGCCGACAAATATGAAATGAACCCGGGCCAGTTTCTCGTAAGCAACGGGGGAGACGAGCTGATTACCCTGATTGCCGAAACCTTCCTGGACCCGGAAGACGAAATGATCATCTGCAGCCCGTCTTTCAGCGAATACGAATTTGGAGCCCACCTGATGGGGGCATCCGTCATTTCGGTGCCGCTGGATAAAGACTTCCAGTTTGACATGGACGCCATCATCGGAGCGGTGACGCCTCGTACCCGGCTGCTGTGCCTCTGCTCACCCAATAACCCGACCGGGACTTATATCCCGGCCAAAGTGCTGCATCACTTGCTGGACATACTTCCTGATCATGTTGTTGTCCTGCTGGACGCTGCTTACAGCCAATTCGCAGAGGCGCCGGATTACACGAACGGCCTTGAGTTCGTCAGAGCCGGATACCCGCTGATCGTACTGCAGACTTTTTCCAAAATATATGGTTTGGCTGGTCTAAGGGTCGGATACGGCATTGCTCCAGAAGCGATTATTCAGCAGATATCCAAGGTTAAAGAACCTTTTAATGTCAATATGCTGGCCCAGGCAGCCGCCGAAGCCGCCTTAGGGGACGAAGATCATATGCACAAGACGCTTGCGGTTAATGCCTATGGCAAGCTTCAGCTGTATCACGCCTTTCAAAGTTTGGAGCTGTCTTATATCGACAGCATGAGCAATTTTGTGCTTGTGGAAATTGGAGCAGAGGCGAAAAGGGTGTATGAAGAGCTGCTGTCACGAGGTGTAATCGTCCGGTATGGCGGCATCTGGAATCTGCCCCGACATATCCGGGTTTCTGTGGGAACCCAGGAAGAAAACGAAGTTTTCAGCGCGGCACTGAAGGATATTTTAGGCTGA
- a CDS encoding PLP-dependent aminotransferase family protein → MWRPDRQSKQTLYEQIADHLEQRISYGEFPPGSLLPSERKLAEQFGVNRSTIIMAFGELRAMGIIESRSGSGTRVSRTKWGATPKHTPNWNRYVEGGSFLPNLPFMRKIREALNQQPSLIDFASGELSADLAPIEEITALMNGHQYTSYLGYDHPQGYVPLRQALVPYLSKYRSIETGESSILITSGSQQSLYLITQCLLSPGDAVAIEDPSYCYSLPMFQSAGLRLFRLPVDRCGVNPEEIRLLHKKHRIKMVFLNPNFQNPTGTVTSAERRKQLLDVASELGLPIVEDDPFSLTAYNGEAPLPLKAADVNGSVLHIGSFSKIAASGLRVGWMVAPHAIVERLADARQQMDFGLSVIPQQVAAQFLKSPQFEPHLNRLRMQLIFKRDLLIEALQKELGDLVLYTVPEGGLHLWCKLVPDVPEAKLLDEAIRNGVVFVPGSVYGSDAGYVRFTFARAKADEIRRGIAGFAKALRGLM, encoded by the coding sequence ATGTGGAGGCCCGATCGCCAAAGCAAACAAACGTTATATGAACAAATCGCCGATCATCTGGAGCAGCGAATATCCTACGGCGAATTCCCGCCGGGCAGCCTGCTGCCGTCCGAAAGAAAATTGGCCGAGCAGTTTGGAGTCAATCGCAGCACTATTATTATGGCTTTTGGGGAGCTGCGGGCTATGGGCATTATCGAAAGCCGGTCAGGCAGCGGTACCCGCGTAAGCCGGACCAAATGGGGGGCGACGCCCAAACATACGCCGAACTGGAACCGGTACGTGGAAGGCGGCAGCTTCCTGCCAAATTTGCCGTTTATGCGCAAAATCAGGGAAGCGCTGAACCAGCAGCCTTCCCTGATCGATTTCGCGAGCGGCGAGTTGTCCGCGGATCTGGCGCCGATCGAAGAAATTACGGCGCTGATGAACGGCCATCAGTATACCTCTTATTTAGGGTACGATCACCCGCAGGGCTACGTCCCGCTTAGGCAAGCGCTTGTTCCTTATCTGAGTAAATACCGGAGCATTGAAACGGGAGAATCGTCTATTCTGATTACTTCCGGCTCCCAGCAATCGCTGTATTTGATTACGCAATGTTTATTGTCGCCGGGGGACGCGGTTGCGATCGAAGATCCCTCCTATTGCTATTCCCTGCCGATGTTTCAGTCTGCGGGGCTTCGGCTGTTCCGGCTTCCGGTGGACCGCTGCGGCGTAAATCCCGAAGAGATCCGGCTGCTCCATAAGAAACACCGGATCAAGATGGTGTTCCTGAATCCTAATTTTCAGAATCCGACCGGCACGGTAACGAGCGCCGAACGCCGCAAGCAGCTGCTGGACGTCGCCAGCGAGCTGGGACTCCCGATCGTCGAGGACGATCCGTTCAGCCTGACGGCCTATAACGGAGAAGCCCCGCTGCCGCTTAAAGCGGCGGACGTCAACGGCTCCGTGCTGCACATCGGCTCGTTCTCCAAAATCGCGGCTTCCGGACTGCGGGTCGGCTGGATGGTCGCCCCGCATGCCATCGTAGAAAGACTGGCCGATGCCCGGCAGCAAATGGACTTTGGCCTCAGCGTCATTCCGCAGCAGGTGGCCGCGCAGTTTTTGAAGTCGCCGCAATTCGAACCACATCTGAACCGGCTGCGGATGCAGCTGATCTTCAAACGGGATCTGCTGATCGAAGCGCTGCAGAAGGAGCTTGGAGACTTGGTCCTTTATACGGTCCCCGAAGGCGGACTCCATTTATGGTGCAAGCTGGTGCCCGATGTTCCCGAAGCCAAGCTGCTGGATGAAGCCATTAGAAACGGCGTCGTATTTGTACCGGGCAGTGTCTACGGCTCTGACGCGGGGTATGTCCGTTTTACGTTTGCCAGAGCCAAAGCGGACGAAATCCGCCGGGGCATCGCCGGCTTCGCCAAAGCACTGCGCGGACTGATGTAG
- the cyoA gene encoding ubiquinol oxidase subunit II — translation MKFRKTMRRLAAFPVLTALLLAVSGCSNQVSVLNPKGPIAEQQRDLMIISLVLCCIVIVPVLILTAFIFWRYRDKKERKASYTPNWAHSTKLELVWWGIPIVIILILAVITAKSTYALEPSKPLKSDVKPLTVQVTSLNWKWLFQYPEQGIASVNELMIPEGVPIRFEITADSPMNSFWIPQLGGQMYAMSGMAMTLYLQADGPGHYWGSGANFTGTDFAKMYFDVDAVSKEQFGKWVDEVKTSSPALTAEGYDKLAEPSTTDKQTFSSFPEGLFEQTVVKYAASAQQEEAAADDNAAKADGGSVSTAIPGQSEGGNEPSGEQP, via the coding sequence ATGAAGTTTCGCAAAACGATGCGGAGGCTGGCGGCGTTTCCGGTGCTGACAGCGCTGCTGCTGGCCGTCTCCGGATGTTCCAACCAGGTCAGCGTGCTTAATCCGAAAGGTCCCATTGCGGAGCAGCAGCGAGACCTGATGATCATTTCGCTCGTTTTATGCTGCATCGTCATCGTGCCGGTGCTGATTTTGACCGCGTTTATCTTCTGGCGGTACAGGGACAAAAAGGAACGCAAGGCTTCGTATACGCCGAATTGGGCGCACAGCACCAAGCTGGAGCTGGTCTGGTGGGGCATTCCGATCGTGATCATTTTGATCCTCGCCGTCATTACCGCCAAATCTACCTACGCGCTGGAGCCTTCGAAACCGCTGAAGTCAGACGTCAAGCCGCTGACCGTCCAGGTTACCTCGCTGAACTGGAAATGGCTGTTCCAATATCCGGAGCAGGGGATTGCATCGGTTAACGAGCTGATGATTCCGGAGGGCGTGCCGATCCGCTTTGAAATCACGGCCGACTCGCCGATGAATTCCTTCTGGATTCCGCAGCTTGGCGGCCAGATGTACGCCATGTCCGGCATGGCGATGACACTTTATTTGCAGGCCGACGGACCGGGACATTACTGGGGTTCGGGGGCTAACTTTACCGGGACAGACTTTGCCAAAATGTATTTCGACGTCGATGCCGTGAGCAAGGAGCAGTTCGGCAAATGGGTGGACGAAGTCAAAACGTCTTCACCTGCGCTGACGGCGGAAGGATACGATAAGCTGGCCGAGCCTTCGACGACCGATAAACAAACCTTCTCGTCTTTCCCGGAGGGACTGTTTGAGCAAACCGTCGTTAAATATGCGGCATCCGCCCAGCAAGAGGAAGCAGCCGCAGACGATAATGCCGCGAAGGCGGACGGAGGCAGCGTGTCTACGGCTATCCCGGGCCAGTCCGAAGGCGGAAATGAACCGTCGGGAGAACAACCATGA
- the cyoC gene encoding cytochrome o ubiquinol oxidase subunit III, translated as MKSIQQVKGQAAFSGAHEQHAHGHPDLEELRTFGFWIYLMTDIMIFGTFFATYVVLRGSTNGGPGPAELFELGGVIASTVILLTSSYTCGLAVLAMQKGKQRALIGWLLVTALLGAVFIGLEVREFAHFVSEGATMGRSAFLSAFYTLVGTHGLHVTIGLVWMLALILQVSRKGITPVTKRKVQVISLFWHFLDVVWIFVFTVVYLMGGN; from the coding sequence ATGAAATCCATCCAACAGGTGAAAGGACAGGCCGCTTTCTCCGGGGCCCATGAGCAGCATGCTCATGGTCATCCGGATTTGGAGGAGCTCCGTACGTTTGGTTTCTGGATTTATCTGATGACGGACATTATGATTTTTGGTACGTTTTTTGCGACTTATGTCGTGCTGCGGGGCAGCACGAACGGCGGCCCAGGACCGGCTGAACTGTTTGAGCTGGGCGGGGTGATTGCCAGCACGGTCATTTTGCTGACCAGCAGCTATACCTGCGGGCTGGCGGTGCTGGCCATGCAAAAGGGAAAACAGCGGGCTTTGATCGGCTGGCTGCTTGTCACGGCTTTGCTTGGAGCCGTGTTTATTGGGCTGGAAGTGAGAGAATTCGCCCATTTCGTGAGTGAAGGGGCCACGATGGGACGCAGCGCGTTTTTATCGGCTTTTTATACGTTGGTAGGCACTCACGGCCTGCATGTTACGATTGGCCTCGTTTGGATGCTTGCCTTGATTCTGCAGGTTTCCCGAAAAGGTATTACGCCGGTGACGAAACGCAAGGTTCAGGTCATCAGCCTATTCTGGCACTTTCTGGACGTCGTTTGGATCTTCGTATTCACCGTCGTCTATTTGATGGGAGGGAACTGA
- a CDS encoding carbon-nitrogen hydrolase family protein gives MNKRQIKVAAIQSAPLLFDKQSAMDRIDDKTREAARQGAELIVFPEVFLPGYPRGLSFGARVGSRTAGGRKDWERYWASSIDVPGPETVVFGELAKELGVYLVIGVVERDQDFSRATLYNSVIYIGPDGRLLGKHRKLVPTGSERLLWGQGDGSTLPVIDTPFGRIGGLICWENYMPLARTALYAQGIDIYIAPTADARDTWQATIRHIACEGRCFVIACNQFATKASYPADLDGYEELEQDDEILSRGGSAIVGPLGDYVAGPLYDEEGIVFATLDLDEIPQSRFDFDVVGHYSRPDVFQLVVNEKKQEIVRKTEG, from the coding sequence ATGAATAAACGTCAAATTAAGGTAGCGGCCATTCAGTCCGCCCCGCTGCTGTTCGATAAGCAGTCCGCCATGGACAGAATTGACGACAAAACCCGGGAGGCGGCGCGGCAGGGAGCCGAGCTGATCGTATTTCCCGAGGTATTTCTGCCAGGCTACCCGCGAGGGTTAAGCTTTGGTGCCCGGGTGGGCAGCCGCACGGCGGGAGGAAGGAAGGACTGGGAGCGCTACTGGGCAAGCAGCATCGACGTTCCCGGGCCTGAAACGGTGGTATTCGGCGAGCTGGCGAAGGAGCTTGGCGTTTATCTGGTGATTGGCGTGGTGGAGCGCGACCAGGATTTCAGCAGGGCAACTTTGTACAACTCGGTCATTTATATCGGGCCGGATGGCCGCCTGCTGGGCAAACACCGAAAGCTCGTTCCGACGGGATCGGAACGCCTGCTGTGGGGACAGGGAGACGGCAGCACACTTCCCGTTATCGATACGCCGTTCGGCAGGATCGGAGGGTTGATCTGCTGGGAAAATTACATGCCGCTGGCCCGCACAGCCCTGTATGCGCAGGGCATTGATATTTATATCGCGCCTACGGCAGACGCCCGCGATACGTGGCAGGCCACGATCCGGCATATCGCCTGTGAAGGCCGCTGCTTTGTGATTGCCTGCAACCAGTTTGCGACCAAAGCTTCTTATCCCGCCGATCTGGACGGTTACGAAGAGCTGGAGCAGGACGACGAGATTTTGAGCAGGGGCGGCAGTGCCATTGTAGGACCGCTTGGCGATTATGTAGCCGGGCCGCTTTACGATGAAGAAGGGATCGTGTTTGCCACGCTGGACCTGGACGAAATCCCGCAAAGCCGGTTTGATTTCGACGTGGTGGGCCATTACAGCCGTCCGGACGTGTTCCAACTGGTCGTGAACGAGAAGAAGCAGGAGATCGTGCGGAAAACGGAGGGATGA
- the cyoD gene encoding cytochrome o ubiquinol oxidase subunit IV — protein sequence MANDHAAVTHTDAEAHGSLKSYTLGFIISLVLTALPVAIVLGDLMDGVQKKVVLMLAGVLQLVVQLVFFMHLREERKPRYNLMSLALGLFILIIIVAGSMWIMLYNTVAS from the coding sequence ATGGCGAATGATCATGCAGCTGTGACGCATACAGATGCGGAAGCGCATGGGTCGCTGAAATCGTATACGCTGGGCTTTATAATTTCTCTGGTGCTGACCGCGCTTCCTGTGGCGATTGTACTGGGTGATTTGATGGACGGCGTTCAGAAAAAGGTGGTCCTGATGCTGGCCGGGGTGCTGCAGCTGGTTGTACAGCTCGTGTTCTTCATGCACCTGCGGGAGGAACGGAAACCGCGGTACAACCTGATGTCCTTGGCGCTCGGCCTGTTTATTCTAATCATCATTGTCGCCGGCTCCATGTGGATTATGCTGTATAATACGGTGGCTTCCTGA
- a CDS encoding aminotransferase class I/II-fold pyridoxal phosphate-dependent enzyme produces the protein MDHQTTPLLTALRRHAAEEPVQFHIPGHKKGRGADPEFRAFVGDNVLSIDLINIAPLDDLHQPAGVIREAEALAADAFGADDTLFSVQGTTGAIMTMIMAACSPGDKIILPRNAHKSILSAVIFAGALPVWVDPAKDRRLGIEHGVTMDSIREAVSLHPDAKAVLIINPTYYGTSIDLRQAVEFIHSRGLLALVDEAHGTLLHCHERLPMSAMQAGADMAASSVHKLGGSLTQSSVLNVKGGRVDIRRVRSFMSMLTTTSTSYILLASLDAARRQLALNGRALAEETIRLAVETRRQINEIPGLYCFGDEICEQPGVFHYDPTKLCIHLELGITGFAAEQWLRETHNIEVELSDLTNLLCLVTLGDTKRETGLLIQALRHLSDTFFRPEAGSIAPNGASSPPVPGAVSLPAAGQFAMPPREAFYALSESVELLGSCGRTAAEFLYVYPPGIPIVMPGQTITAEALDYIVKHLEAGLPVKGPEDPAVQRLRVVAAEEACLV, from the coding sequence ATGGATCATCAAACCACACCGCTGCTGACCGCCCTGCGGAGGCATGCTGCAGAAGAACCCGTGCAGTTCCACATCCCCGGCCATAAAAAAGGGAGAGGTGCCGATCCGGAGTTTCGGGCTTTTGTAGGCGACAATGTTTTATCCATTGACCTGATTAATATTGCGCCGCTTGATGATCTTCACCAGCCGGCGGGGGTTATTCGCGAGGCGGAGGCGTTAGCCGCGGATGCCTTTGGTGCGGATGATACGCTCTTTTCGGTGCAGGGAACGACGGGAGCCATCATGACTATGATCATGGCTGCCTGTTCCCCGGGGGACAAAATCATCCTGCCGCGCAATGCGCATAAGTCCATTTTATCCGCCGTCATTTTTGCCGGGGCGCTGCCCGTCTGGGTAGATCCGGCCAAGGACCGGCGGCTTGGCATCGAGCATGGCGTAACGATGGATTCAATCCGGGAGGCTGTAAGCCTTCATCCGGACGCCAAAGCCGTTTTAATCATCAACCCGACGTATTACGGCACAAGCATAGATTTGCGGCAGGCGGTGGAGTTCATTCACAGCCGCGGTCTTTTGGCCCTCGTGGATGAAGCGCACGGCACGCTTTTACACTGCCATGAACGGCTGCCGATGTCGGCCATGCAGGCAGGCGCGGACATGGCCGCCTCCAGCGTCCATAAACTCGGCGGTTCCCTGACGCAAAGCTCCGTGCTTAACGTGAAAGGCGGACGGGTGGATATCAGGCGGGTCCGTTCCTTTATGAGCATGCTGACGACGACATCGACCTCCTATATCCTGCTGGCTTCACTGGATGCAGCCCGAAGACAGCTTGCTCTGAATGGGCGAGCTTTGGCGGAAGAAACCATCCGGTTAGCCGTGGAAACCCGCAGGCAGATTAATGAAATCCCGGGGCTTTACTGCTTTGGCGATGAAATTTGCGAGCAGCCCGGCGTGTTCCACTACGATCCGACTAAACTTTGCATCCATCTGGAGCTGGGCATTACCGGATTTGCAGCCGAACAGTGGCTGAGAGAAACGCACAACATCGAGGTGGAGCTCAGCGATCTGACAAACCTGCTTTGTTTGGTTACCTTGGGGGACACCAAACGGGAGACCGGGCTGCTTATTCAAGCTCTGCGGCATTTATCGGACACGTTTTTCAGGCCGGAAGCCGGAAGTATTGCTCCGAACGGAGCTTCGAGTCCACCGGTGCCCGGTGCAGTCAGTCTCCCTGCGGCAGGCCAGTTTGCGATGCCGCCCAGAGAAGCTTTCTATGCGTTATCGGAAAGCGTGGAGCTGCTCGGCTCCTGCGGCCGGACAGCGGCCGAGTTTCTATACGTGTATCCGCCGGGCATTCCGATTGTCATGCCGGGCCAAACGATAACGGCGGAGGCGCTGGATTATATCGTAAAGCACCTTGAGGCCGGACTGCCGGTGAAAGGGCCGGAAGATCCCGCTGTTCAAAGGCTGCGGGTCGTTGCGGCCGAGGAGGCTTGCCTCGTCTAA
- a CDS encoding cbb3-type cytochrome c oxidase subunit I, with translation MLDKIRAFASGFFVTGDPLIYGADVSIVGALLAILFVLTYFKKWKWLWREWLTTVDHKKIGILYILSAFLMLFRGGVDALLMRTQLAMPDLKFLQPDHYNEIFTTHGVIMILFMAMPFMFGLFNVVVPLQIGARDVAYPFLNALSFWLFFAGAMLFNLSFVIGGSPDAGWLAYPPYSELMYNPGVGQDFYIWGIQISGIGSLMTGINFIVTILKMRTPGMKLMKMPMFPWSVLSSCIAIIFSFPILTATLALLFLDRYAGAHFFTLDGGGNPMMYINLIWMWGHPEVYIIVLPAFGIFSEVVATFSKKKLFGYNSMVYAMMIISILSFFVWAHHFFTMGSGADVNAFFALTTMLIAIPTGVKIFNWLFTMFRGKITFETPMLWTAGFIPCFVVGGMTGVLLSVAPADFQYHNSYFLIAHFHQVIIGGVVFGYFAGLYYWWPKLFGFKLSERIGRWAFWLWNIGFYVCFMPQYALGLMGMTRRLVTYGWDKGWWGLNLVSTIGAGVMGIAFLVQVWQIVHGVKHYRKNLDTTGDPWNGRTLEWSIPSPAPLYNFAVLPQVSEQDDWWEQKQRGASGSAETGLRGLGQGDSAAPKLEPIHMPRNSGIPIIMAGCFFLAGFGFVFHWLWLIIPGLAGVTLCMLKHSFNYNTDYYISVEEIERTEKAIRKVTAS, from the coding sequence ATGTTAGACAAGATCAGAGCGTTTGCTTCCGGTTTTTTTGTGACGGGAGATCCGCTTATTTACGGCGCGGATGTCAGTATCGTGGGGGCGCTTCTGGCCATTTTGTTCGTGCTTACTTATTTCAAAAAGTGGAAATGGCTGTGGCGGGAGTGGCTGACCACGGTCGATCATAAAAAGATCGGCATTTTATACATTCTTTCGGCATTCCTGATGCTGTTCCGCGGCGGGGTGGACGCCCTGCTGATGCGGACGCAGCTGGCCATGCCGGATCTCAAATTTTTGCAGCCGGATCATTACAACGAAATTTTTACGACCCACGGGGTCATCATGATCCTGTTTATGGCCATGCCGTTTATGTTCGGTTTGTTTAACGTGGTCGTACCTCTGCAGATCGGGGCGCGGGACGTAGCGTATCCGTTTCTGAACGCGCTCAGCTTCTGGCTCTTTTTCGCGGGTGCGATGCTGTTTAACTTGTCTTTTGTCATCGGCGGTTCGCCGGATGCAGGCTGGCTCGCTTATCCGCCTTACTCCGAGCTGATGTACAATCCGGGAGTCGGGCAGGACTTTTATATTTGGGGTATCCAGATTTCCGGGATCGGCAGCTTGATGACGGGGATCAACTTTATCGTTACGATTCTGAAAATGCGCACCCCGGGCATGAAGCTGATGAAAATGCCGATGTTCCCCTGGTCGGTGCTGTCGAGCTGCATAGCGATCATTTTTTCGTTCCCGATCCTGACGGCAACCTTGGCGCTGCTGTTCCTGGACCGCTATGCCGGCGCGCATTTCTTTACGCTGGACGGGGGCGGAAACCCGATGATGTACATCAACCTGATCTGGATGTGGGGACATCCGGAGGTTTATATTATCGTGCTTCCGGCGTTCGGGATTTTCTCCGAAGTAGTAGCGACCTTTTCCAAGAAAAAGCTGTTTGGCTACAACTCCATGGTGTATGCGATGATGATCATCAGCATTTTGTCCTTCTTCGTGTGGGCGCATCATTTCTTTACGATGGGTTCGGGCGCGGACGTCAACGCCTTTTTCGCTTTGACCACGATGCTGATCGCCATTCCGACCGGGGTCAAAATCTTCAACTGGCTCTTTACGATGTTCCGCGGCAAAATCACGTTTGAAACGCCGATGCTGTGGACGGCCGGGTTTATCCCTTGTTTTGTGGTCGGGGGGATGACAGGCGTGCTGCTGTCGGTAGCGCCTGCCGATTTCCAATATCACAACAGCTATTTCCTGATCGCGCATTTCCATCAGGTCATTATCGGCGGCGTGGTGTTCGGTTATTTTGCCGGATTGTATTACTGGTGGCCTAAGCTGTTCGGGTTCAAGCTGAGCGAGCGCATCGGACGCTGGGCGTTCTGGCTCTGGAATATCGGTTTTTATGTCTGCTTTATGCCGCAGTATGCGCTGGGGCTGATGGGCATGACGCGCCGCCTGGTCACTTACGGCTGGGACAAAGGCTGGTGGGGGCTGAACCTCGTGTCTACCATCGGCGCGGGCGTGATGGGCATTGCTTTCCTGGTTCAGGTTTGGCAAATTGTGCACGGGGTCAAACATTACCGCAAGAACCTCGACACGACGGGCGACCCGTGGAACGGCCGCACGCTGGAATGGTCGATTCCATCTCCGGCGCCGCTTTACAATTTTGCCGTGCTGCCGCAGGTGTCCGAACAGGATGACTGGTGGGAGCAAAAACAACGCGGGGCGTCTGGTTCAGCAGAAACGGGGCTACGGGGCTTGGGACAAGGAGATTCCGCAGCTCCAAAGCTGGAGCCGATCCATATGCCGAGAAACTCGGGCATTCCGATCATCATGGCCGGCTGCTTTTTCCTGGCCGGATTCGGTTTCGTGTTCCATTGGCTCTGGCTGATCATACCCGGACTGGCCGGGGTGACTTTGTGCATGCTGAAGCACTCTTTCAATTACAATACGGATTACTACATTTCGGTTGAAGAAATCGAACGGACTGAAAAAGCGATTAGGAAGGTGACGGCCTCATGA
- a CDS encoding histidine phosphatase family protein: MDTVIYLVRHGQTEWNLAHRMQGHQDSPLTAAGRLQAEKLHERLIKVDFTKVYASTSPRAITTAEIISGKKRERIGQLDGLREINMGLWEGRQVGDIQNEYAVEYDNFFSQPHIYLPTAGGETYIKLRDRAVSAVEVILSEADAAQSGAERGRGSHILVVTHRMTLRTLMNHYAGNDLEGMGGTPDIPPASLSAIAFRDGRARVELYGDISHYTD, translated from the coding sequence ATGGATACGGTGATTTATCTGGTCAGACACGGGCAGACGGAGTGGAATCTGGCGCACAGGATGCAGGGGCACCAGGACTCGCCGCTTACCGCTGCCGGGAGACTGCAGGCTGAGAAGCTTCATGAACGTTTAATAAAGGTTGATTTTACTAAGGTATATGCCAGTACAAGCCCCAGGGCGATTACGACCGCCGAGATCATTTCTGGGAAAAAACGTGAGCGCATCGGCCAATTGGATGGATTAAGGGAAATCAACATGGGCTTGTGGGAAGGACGGCAGGTTGGAGATATACAGAACGAATATGCGGTGGAGTATGACAACTTTTTTAGCCAGCCGCATATATACTTGCCGACCGCGGGAGGAGAAACCTATATCAAGCTGCGGGATCGAGCCGTATCTGCTGTTGAAGTTATTCTGTCCGAGGCCGATGCCGCACAGTCCGGAGCGGAAAGGGGTCGAGGCAGCCACATTCTGGTCGTGACTCACCGCATGACACTGAGGACGCTTATGAACCACTACGCCGGAAACGATCTTGAAGGAATGGGGGGCACACCGGATATTCCGCCGGCCAGCCTGAGCGCAATTGCATTTAGGGATGGCCGGGCGCGGGTTGAACTTTACGGGGATATTTCGCATTATACGGATTAA